A genomic window from Canis lupus dingo isolate Sandy chromosome 13, ASM325472v2, whole genome shotgun sequence includes:
- the LOC112652356 gene encoding bifunctional phosphoribosylaminoimidazole carboxylase/phosphoribosylaminoimidazole succinocarboxamide synthetase isoform X14, giving the protein MFLQTEDPLHDPTSSVLNIGKKLYEGKTKEVYELLDSPGKVLLQSKDQITAGNAARKNHLEGKAAISNKTTSCIFQLLKEAGIKTAFTRMCGETAFIAPKCEMIPIEWVCRRIATGSFLKRNPGVKEGYKFYPPKVELFFKDDANNDPQWSEEQLIAAKFCFAGLVIGQTEVDIMSHATQAIFEILEKSWLPQNCTLVDMKIEFGVDVTTKEIVLADVIDNDSWRLWPSGDRSQQKDKQSYRDLKEVTPEGLQMVKKNFEWVAERVELLLKSESQCRVVVLMGSTSDLSHCEKIQKACGNFGIPCELRVTSAHKGPDETLRIKAEYEGDGIPTVFVAVAGRSNGLGPVMSGNTAYPVISCPPLTPDWGAQDVWSSLRLPSGLGCSTILSPEGSAQFAAQIFGLNNHLVWAKLRASILNTWISLKEADKKIRKGNL; this is encoded by the exons TACTGAATATTGGTAAAAAACTCTATGAGGGTAAAACAAAAGAAGTCTATGAATTGCTCGATAGTCCAGGAAAAGTCCTCCTGCAGTCCAAGGACCAGATTACAGCAGGAAATGCAGCCAGAAAGAATCACCTGGAAGGAAAAGCTGCAATCTCAAATAAAACTACCAGTTGTATTTTTCAGTTGTTAAAGGAAGCAG GTATCAAAACTGCTTTCACCAGAATGTGTGGGGAGACAGCTTTCATTGCACCTAAATGTGAGATGATTCCAATTGAATGGGTTTGTAGAAGAATAGCAACTGGttcttttctcaaaagaaatcCTGGTGTCAAAGAAGGATATAAATTTTACCCACCTAAAGTGGAGCTGTTTTTCAAG GATGATGCCAATAATGATCCACAGTGGTCTGAAGAACAGCTAATTGCTGCAAAATTTTGCTTTGCTGGACTTGTTATAGGCCAGACTGAAGTGGATATCATGAGTCATGCTACACAGGCTATTTTTGAAATACTGGAGAAATCCTGGTTGCCCCAAAACTGTACACTGGTTGATATGAAG ATTGAATTTGGTGTTGATGTAACCACCAAAGAAATTGTTCTTGCTGATGTTATTGATAATGATTCCTGGAGACTCTGGCCATCAGGAGATCGAAGCCAACAGAAAGACAAACAG TCATATCGTGACCTCAAGGAAGTAACTCCAGAAGGGCTCCAGATGGTGAAGAAAAATTTTGAGTGGGTTGCAGAAAGAGTAGAG ttaCTTCTAAAATCAGAAAGTCAGTGCAGAGTTGTAGTACTGATGGGCTCAACTTCTGATCTCAGTCACTGTGAAAAAATCCAAAAGGCTTGTGGAAATTTTGGCATTCCATGTGAGCTTCGGGTAACATCTGCCCATAAAGGACCAGATGAAACTCTGAGGATTAAAGCAGAGTATGAAG GGGATGGCATTCCTACTGTATTTGTGGCAGTGGCAGGCAGAAGCAATGGTTTGGGTCCAGTGATGTCTGGCAACACTGCATACCCAGTTATCAGCTGCCCTCCACTCACTCCAGACTGGGGAGCTCAGGATGTGTGGTCTTCTCTTCGACTACCCAGCG GTCTTGGCTGTTCGACCATACTTTCCCCAGAAGGATCAGCTCAGTTTGCTGCTCAGATATTTGGATTAAACAACCATTTGGTATGGGCTAAACTTCGAGCAAGTATATTGAACACATGGATTTCCTTGAAAGAGGCTGACAAGAAAATCCGAAAGGGCAATTTATAA
- the LOC112652356 gene encoding bifunctional phosphoribosylaminoimidazole carboxylase/phosphoribosylaminoimidazole succinocarboxamide synthetase isoform X13 → MATAEVLNIGKKLYEGKTKEVYELLDSPGKVLLQSKDQITAGNAARKNHLEGKAAISNKTTSCIFQLLKEAGIKTAFTRMCGETAFIAPKCEMIPIEWVCRRIATGSFLKRNPGVKEGYKFYPPKVELFFKDDANNDPQWSEEQLIAAKFCFAGLVIGQTEVDIMSHATQAIFEILEKSWLPQNCTLVDMKIEFGVDVTTKEIVLADVIDNDSWRLWPSGDRSQQKDKQSYRDLKEVTPEGLQMVKKNFEWVAERVELLLKSESQCRVVVLMGSTSDLSHCEKIQKACGNFGIPCELRVTSAHKGPDETLRIKAEYEGDGIPTVFVAVAGRSNGLGPVMSGNTAYPVISCPPLTPDWGAQDVWSSLRLPSGLGCSTILSPEGSAQFAAQIFGLNNHLVWAKLRASILNTWISLKEADKKIRKGNL, encoded by the exons TACTGAATATTGGTAAAAAACTCTATGAGGGTAAAACAAAAGAAGTCTATGAATTGCTCGATAGTCCAGGAAAAGTCCTCCTGCAGTCCAAGGACCAGATTACAGCAGGAAATGCAGCCAGAAAGAATCACCTGGAAGGAAAAGCTGCAATCTCAAATAAAACTACCAGTTGTATTTTTCAGTTGTTAAAGGAAGCAG GTATCAAAACTGCTTTCACCAGAATGTGTGGGGAGACAGCTTTCATTGCACCTAAATGTGAGATGATTCCAATTGAATGGGTTTGTAGAAGAATAGCAACTGGttcttttctcaaaagaaatcCTGGTGTCAAAGAAGGATATAAATTTTACCCACCTAAAGTGGAGCTGTTTTTCAAG GATGATGCCAATAATGATCCACAGTGGTCTGAAGAACAGCTAATTGCTGCAAAATTTTGCTTTGCTGGACTTGTTATAGGCCAGACTGAAGTGGATATCATGAGTCATGCTACACAGGCTATTTTTGAAATACTGGAGAAATCCTGGTTGCCCCAAAACTGTACACTGGTTGATATGAAG ATTGAATTTGGTGTTGATGTAACCACCAAAGAAATTGTTCTTGCTGATGTTATTGATAATGATTCCTGGAGACTCTGGCCATCAGGAGATCGAAGCCAACAGAAAGACAAACAG TCATATCGTGACCTCAAGGAAGTAACTCCAGAAGGGCTCCAGATGGTGAAGAAAAATTTTGAGTGGGTTGCAGAAAGAGTAGAG ttaCTTCTAAAATCAGAAAGTCAGTGCAGAGTTGTAGTACTGATGGGCTCAACTTCTGATCTCAGTCACTGTGAAAAAATCCAAAAGGCTTGTGGAAATTTTGGCATTCCATGTGAGCTTCGGGTAACATCTGCCCATAAAGGACCAGATGAAACTCTGAGGATTAAAGCAGAGTATGAAG GGGATGGCATTCCTACTGTATTTGTGGCAGTGGCAGGCAGAAGCAATGGTTTGGGTCCAGTGATGTCTGGCAACACTGCATACCCAGTTATCAGCTGCCCTCCACTCACTCCAGACTGGGGAGCTCAGGATGTGTGGTCTTCTCTTCGACTACCCAGCG GTCTTGGCTGTTCGACCATACTTTCCCCAGAAGGATCAGCTCAGTTTGCTGCTCAGATATTTGGATTAAACAACCATTTGGTATGGGCTAAACTTCGAGCAAGTATATTGAACACATGGATTTCCTTGAAAGAGGCTGACAAGAAAATCCGAAAGGGCAATTTATAA